From Microbacterium sp. LWH7-1.2:
TGATGATGCCGATGGCGAAGGTCGAGGTTCCGCCGGAGAGCGTCGGCACCTCCCACACCCAGCTGCTCAGGTCGCCCACCTGGAAGAGGACGCCGATCAGCGGATTGATGAATCCTTCGACGAGCGCGTTGACGATCGCGGTGAACGCGGCGCCGATGACGACCGCGACAGCCAGGTCGATGACGTTGCCGCGGAGAATGAACTCCTTGAAGCCCTTGATCACGGTGAACCCCCGGGGTGTCGGTCCCGCGACATCCTCGGGACCGTCAGGATCCGGATGACGCGGGCGAGGCCTTCGCCTCAGACTTCGATGATGTCGGAGCCGGCGCGGTCCCGCCACCGGACGCGTCGGACCCGCCCGTCTTCGCGCCCGCGCGGGAATCGGTGCGGTAGAAGCCCGAGCCGTTGAAGGTCACACCGATCGACCCGTACTCCTTGC
This genomic window contains:
- the mscL gene encoding large conductance mechanosensitive channel protein MscL, with translation MIKGFKEFILRGNVIDLAVAVVIGAAFTAIVNALVEGFINPLIGVLFQVGDLSSWVWEVPTLSGGTSTFAIGIIIGAIINFLAVALIVYFVFVMPMNHWKDRQAAKAGAGQADAEPLPTEQELLAQIRDLLQSQGPTQRR
- a CDS encoding FmdB family zinc ribbon protein — translated: MPTYAYACKQCGHRFDAVQSFADPTLTECPECGGALRKEYGSIGVTFNGSGFYRTDSRAGAKTGGSDASGGGTAPAPTSSKSEAKASPASSGS